A DNA window from Streptomyces sp. 71268 contains the following coding sequences:
- a CDS encoding RidA family protein, translating to MAITLTNPSGLPAVDAYRQVSIATGSKLISVAGQVAWDAEGNTVGVGDLAAQVEQCYLNVNTALASVGATFADVTRLTVYVVDWTPDKMPLFLEGAMRAGARLGATPVPPGTLLGVAALDVPEHLVEIEATAVID from the coding sequence ATGGCCATCACCCTGACCAACCCCAGCGGACTGCCGGCGGTCGACGCGTACCGGCAGGTGTCCATCGCCACCGGGTCGAAGCTGATCTCCGTCGCGGGCCAGGTCGCCTGGGACGCCGAGGGCAACACGGTCGGCGTGGGTGACCTCGCCGCCCAGGTCGAGCAGTGCTACCTCAACGTCAACACCGCCCTGGCCTCGGTCGGCGCCACCTTCGCCGACGTGACCCGGCTCACCGTCTACGTCGTCGACTGGACGCCCGACAAGATGCCCCTGTTCCTGGAGGGCGCCATGCGCGCGGGCGCGCGACTGGGAGCCACCCCGGTGCCGCCGGGCACCCTGCTGGGCGTCGCGGCGCTGGACGTGCCCGAGCACCTGGTGGAGATCGAGGCCACCGCCGTCATCGACTGA
- a CDS encoding nucleoside deaminase has protein sequence MSKHLRFMAEAVRLATESVENNWGGPFGAVIVRDGKIVARGQNRVLLTADPTAHGEVEAIRKAIQILNPSAPSVAKNRQDASTLKLIPREEGSPDPLPRRARMLKGCTIYTSGAPCPMCMSAIYWARLDAVYFACDLKATAEIGFSDAYQYEDFKKPLDQRLIPIRQILPELGAIPYAAWKHKPDKHPY, from the coding sequence ATGTCAAAGCACCTGCGTTTTATGGCCGAGGCCGTGCGGTTGGCGACGGAGTCGGTGGAGAACAACTGGGGCGGCCCGTTCGGGGCGGTCATCGTCCGGGACGGGAAGATCGTCGCCCGGGGCCAGAACCGGGTCCTGCTGACCGCGGACCCCACCGCGCACGGCGAGGTCGAGGCCATCCGCAAGGCCATCCAGATCCTCAACCCGTCGGCACCCTCGGTCGCCAAGAACCGTCAGGACGCCAGCACGCTCAAGCTCATCCCGCGCGAGGAGGGGTCGCCCGACCCGCTCCCCAGGCGGGCCCGCATGCTCAAGGGGTGCACGATCTACACCAGCGGCGCGCCCTGTCCGATGTGCATGAGCGCCATCTACTGGGCACGGCTGGACGCCGTCTACTTCGCCTGCGACCTCAAGGCCACCGCGGAGATCGGCTTCAGCGACGCCTACCAGTACGAGGACTTCAAGAAGCCGCTCGACCAGCGCCTCATCCCGATCAGGCAGATCCTCCCCGAACTCGGCGCCATCCCCTACGCGGCGTGGAAGCACAAGCCGGACAAGCACCCGTACTGA
- a CDS encoding polysaccharide lyase 6 family protein: MHRRTFLAGTVLGAAVLTAVLPASASAAPVTSLKELQSAIDRAAPGARIVVANGTYTVPSGGIRVSGKHGTTSAPITITAESRGGVVLKGERGFVFDASSNVTVSGFAFRQSTSLEIPGSCQRIRLTRNDFQLADLTKLYWVVVRGDDTKIDRNHFHHKTTSGIFVVIDGPDEATMAQRSHIFRNHFSDHSFSGLNGGEAIRLGVSSRALASANAVVEYNLFERCDGDPEAISVKSSDNTIRYNTIRDSRGGIVLRHGNRSTVEGNYLIGGADGVRVYGNDHLIVNNYLSGLSDDALVIGSGSTRDHHPGESEDERRGHDACDRAVIAHNTLLNNRGTLSSDGKPHEPRDVVVADNLLVGDVGSLVAVPKSTGFTWQSNILWGAASNGTVPTGGYTRVDPRLRKASDGIYRLAAGSPAIGAATLKSPAVAEDIDGHPRGDKRDIGADEYATAAPVRAPLTPADVGPNAA, from the coding sequence ATGCACAGACGCACCTTTCTCGCCGGCACCGTGTTGGGCGCCGCGGTCCTCACGGCCGTGCTGCCGGCCAGCGCGTCGGCGGCGCCGGTCACCTCCCTGAAGGAGCTGCAGAGCGCGATCGACCGCGCGGCGCCCGGCGCCCGCATCGTCGTGGCCAACGGGACGTACACCGTTCCCTCGGGCGGCATCCGGGTGTCCGGCAAGCACGGCACGACCAGCGCGCCCATCACCATCACCGCGGAGTCGCGCGGCGGCGTGGTGCTCAAGGGGGAGCGCGGCTTCGTCTTCGACGCGTCGAGCAACGTCACCGTCAGCGGCTTCGCCTTCCGGCAGTCCACCAGCCTGGAGATCCCGGGGAGTTGCCAACGCATCCGGCTGACCCGCAACGACTTCCAGCTCGCGGACCTGACCAAGCTGTACTGGGTGGTGGTGCGGGGCGACGACACCAAGATCGACCGCAACCACTTCCACCACAAGACCACCTCGGGCATCTTCGTTGTGATCGACGGGCCGGACGAGGCCACCATGGCCCAGCGGTCGCACATCTTCCGCAACCACTTCTCCGACCACAGCTTCAGCGGCCTCAACGGCGGCGAGGCGATCCGGCTCGGCGTCAGCAGCCGGGCGCTGGCCAGCGCGAACGCGGTGGTGGAGTACAACCTCTTCGAGCGGTGCGACGGGGACCCCGAGGCCATCTCGGTGAAGTCGTCGGACAACACCATCCGATACAACACGATCCGCGACAGCCGGGGCGGCATCGTGCTGCGCCACGGCAACCGCTCAACGGTCGAGGGCAACTACCTGATCGGCGGGGCCGACGGGGTGCGCGTCTACGGCAACGACCACCTGATCGTCAACAACTACCTCAGTGGGTTGTCGGACGACGCCCTGGTGATCGGCAGCGGCAGCACCCGCGACCACCACCCCGGCGAGAGCGAGGACGAGCGGCGCGGCCACGACGCCTGCGACCGCGCGGTGATCGCGCACAACACCCTGCTGAACAACCGCGGCACGCTCTCCAGCGACGGCAAGCCGCACGAGCCCCGCGACGTGGTGGTCGCCGACAACCTCCTGGTGGGCGACGTGGGCAGCCTCGTCGCGGTGCCGAAGTCCACCGGCTTCACCTGGCAGAGCAACATCCTGTGGGGCGCGGCGTCCAACGGCACCGTTCCCACCGGCGGTTACACCCGCGTCGACCCCCGGCTGCGCAAGGCGTCCGACGGGATCTACCGGCTCGCGGCGGGCAGCCCGGCGATCGGCGCCGCCACGCTCAAGAGCCCGGCCGTGGCCGAGGACATCGACGGCCACCCGCGCGGCGACAAGCGCGACATCGGTGCGGACGAGTACGCGACGGCAGCCCCCGTACGCGCCCCCCTCACCCCGGCGGACGTCGGCCCGAACGCCGCGTGA
- the def gene encoding peptide deformylase, which produces MSVRDDQPGPVDRRVRVQGQPVDSYPALPPEAERGAIRRITVLGEEVLHRPCREVTDFGTPELSALIDDMFLTMHAADGAGLAANQVDVDLRIFVYDCPDDHGVRHVGHIFNPVLDELPSTGRQLIDEGEGCLSVPGATMNVPRLDRAVVRGVDRDGKPLVIEGTGYFARCLQHESDHLDGRLYVERLAKRDQKDALRQMADRRERVFAQRAAKAARLGRAPGAAPTTPAAPER; this is translated from the coding sequence GTGTCCGTACGTGACGACCAGCCCGGCCCTGTCGACCGTCGGGTCCGGGTGCAGGGTCAGCCCGTCGACTCCTATCCGGCGCTGCCGCCCGAGGCGGAGCGCGGGGCGATCCGGCGCATCACGGTGCTGGGCGAGGAGGTGCTGCACCGCCCGTGCCGGGAGGTGACCGACTTCGGCACGCCCGAGCTGTCGGCCCTGATCGACGACATGTTCCTGACCATGCACGCCGCCGACGGCGCCGGCCTCGCCGCCAACCAGGTCGACGTGGACCTGCGGATCTTCGTCTACGACTGCCCCGACGACCACGGTGTTCGCCACGTCGGACACATCTTCAACCCGGTGCTCGACGAACTCCCGTCCACCGGGCGGCAGTTGATCGACGAGGGTGAGGGGTGCCTGTCCGTACCGGGGGCGACCATGAACGTCCCCCGCCTGGACCGCGCCGTGGTCCGCGGCGTCGACCGGGACGGCAAGCCGCTGGTCATCGAGGGGACGGGGTACTTCGCCCGGTGCCTCCAGCACGAGAGCGACCATCTCGACGGGCGGCTGTACGTGGAGCGCCTCGCCAAGCGGGACCAGAAGGACGCGCTGCGGCAGATGGCCGACCGCCGCGAGCGGGTCTTCGCCCAGCGGGCCGCCAAGGCGGCCAGGCTGGGTCGCGCGCCGGGCGCAGCGCCCACCACGCCGGCCGCGCCGGAGCGCTGA
- a CDS encoding DUF6596 domain-containing protein, whose product MATTQRSAARASVEAVFREERGRLLASLVRRFGDLDLAEEVTSEAVEAALLHWPTESVPTRPGAWLLTTARRKAVDRLRRDQAYAARLAVLHVEAERADPAPPADADGELPDERLQMFFTCAHPALAAEDRVAITLRCLAGLTTPEVARAFLVPPATMAQRIVRAKKKIREARIPFRVPGPDELPERLPGVLQVIYSVFTEGYAASSGPALQRLDLASEAVRLARILRRLLPAEREVAGLLALLLLVHARRAARTGPDGALVLLDEQDRTRWDRPMIEEGRDLVVRALRGGPPGPYGVQAAIAALHDEAADLASTDWSQLVALYDVLLALTPSPVVALGRAVAVAMRDGPLAGLALLDGLAGERQLQAYHPYQAARGDLLHRLGRLPEAAAAYRRALALAGSKPEHAHLRVKLNAIVPSDPPDGARR is encoded by the coding sequence ATCGCCACGACCCAGCGGTCTGCCGCGCGGGCGTCCGTGGAAGCGGTCTTCCGGGAAGAGCGCGGACGGCTGCTCGCCTCCCTCGTCCGCCGCTTCGGCGACCTCGACCTGGCCGAGGAGGTCACCTCCGAGGCCGTCGAAGCGGCACTGCTGCACTGGCCGACCGAGAGTGTCCCCACCCGCCCCGGCGCCTGGCTGCTGACCACCGCGCGGCGCAAGGCCGTCGACCGCCTGCGCCGCGACCAGGCGTACGCGGCCCGGCTTGCCGTTCTGCACGTGGAGGCGGAGCGGGCCGATCCCGCCCCGCCCGCCGACGCCGACGGGGAGTTGCCCGACGAGCGGTTGCAGATGTTCTTCACCTGTGCCCACCCTGCCCTGGCCGCCGAGGACCGCGTCGCGATCACCCTGCGTTGCCTGGCCGGCCTGACGACACCCGAGGTCGCGCGGGCCTTCCTGGTGCCGCCCGCGACGATGGCCCAACGGATCGTGCGGGCGAAGAAGAAGATCCGCGAGGCGCGCATCCCGTTCCGGGTGCCGGGCCCCGACGAACTGCCCGAGCGCCTGCCCGGCGTGCTCCAGGTCATCTACTCGGTCTTCACCGAGGGGTACGCGGCCAGCTCGGGCCCCGCGTTGCAGCGGCTCGACCTGGCGAGCGAGGCCGTCCGGTTGGCGCGCATCCTGCGCCGACTGCTGCCGGCCGAGCGCGAGGTGGCCGGCCTGCTCGCGCTGCTGTTGCTGGTCCACGCCCGGCGCGCGGCCAGGACCGGCCCGGACGGCGCGCTCGTCCTCCTCGACGAGCAGGACCGCACGCGCTGGGACCGGCCGATGATCGAAGAGGGCCGGGACCTGGTGGTGCGCGCGCTGCGAGGCGGGCCGCCCGGACCGTACGGCGTCCAGGCGGCCATCGCCGCCCTGCACGACGAGGCCGCCGACCTCGCCAGCACCGACTGGTCACAACTGGTGGCGCTCTACGACGTGCTGCTCGCGCTGACGCCGTCCCCCGTGGTGGCGCTGGGCCGGGCGGTGGCGGTGGCGATGCGCGACGGACCACTGGCGGGCCTGGCGCTGCTCGACGGCCTGGCCGGCGAACGACAGCTCCAGGCGTACCACCCGTACCAGGCCGCCCGTGGGGACCTGCTGCACCGGCTCGGCCGGCTGCCGGAAGCCGCAGCGGCCTACCGGCGGGCCCTCGCCCTGGCCGGCAGCAAGCCCGAACACGCCCATCTGCGAGTCAAGTTGAACGCGATCGTGCCATCCGACCCGCCGGACGGAGCCCGGCGATGA
- a CDS encoding N-formylglutamate amidohydrolase: MPTAAPFQLHPGAPDSPVLLHVPHSSRTVPAAVRAGIVLNDRELAIELDHITDAHTARVAARAAERAHPAPWRFVNQLSRLVVDPERFPDEREEMLSRGMGAVYTRTTHQADLRPADFDGRPLVERYFHPYAKAMTDAVADRLAAVGRAVIIDVHSYPSRPLPYELHGAGPRPPICLGTDAFHTPAPLLAAARRAFAGFGGVGLDSPFAGTYVPLPYYGKDATVSALMVEIRRDLYMAEPGGPAGPGLDALAEALADLVARVSA, from the coding sequence ATGCCCACCGCCGCCCCCTTCCAGCTCCATCCGGGAGCACCCGACTCCCCCGTGCTCCTGCACGTCCCGCACTCCTCACGGACCGTGCCCGCGGCCGTCCGCGCCGGGATCGTGCTTAACGACCGGGAGTTGGCGATCGAGTTGGACCACATCACCGACGCCCACACGGCGCGCGTCGCCGCCCGCGCGGCCGAGAGGGCGCACCCCGCCCCCTGGCGGTTCGTCAACCAGCTCTCCCGCCTGGTCGTCGACCCCGAACGGTTCCCCGACGAGCGCGAGGAGATGCTGAGCCGCGGCATGGGCGCGGTCTACACCCGCACCACGCACCAGGCCGACCTGCGCCCGGCCGACTTCGACGGGCGCCCCCTGGTCGAGCGCTACTTCCACCCGTACGCCAAGGCCATGACCGACGCGGTGGCCGACCGGCTGGCCGCCGTCGGGCGTGCCGTGATCATCGACGTCCACTCGTACCCGTCCAGGCCCCTGCCCTACGAACTGCACGGCGCGGGTCCGCGCCCGCCGATCTGCCTCGGCACGGACGCCTTCCACACGCCGGCCCCGCTGCTGGCGGCGGCCCGGCGGGCGTTCGCGGGGTTCGGCGGCGTCGGCCTGGACAGCCCCTTCGCGGGGACGTACGTGCCGCTGCCGTACTACGGGAAGGACGCGACGGTCAGCGCGCTCATGGTGGAGATCCGGCGCGACCTGTACATGGCCGAGCCGGGCGGGCCCGCGGGCCCCGGCCTGGACGCGCTGGCCGAGGCGCTGGCCGACCTCGTCGCGCGGGTGTCCGCCTGA
- a CDS encoding YciI family protein: MKYMLLINAGTIGEDGTAAECTVEDWMSYDKEVRDAGIFVSGESLADLVTATAVRVEPDGRRTITDGPFAETREVLGGFYVIDVPDLDVALDWAARCPGARGSGSVVVRPIADFGA; this comes from the coding sequence ATGAAGTACATGCTGCTGATCAACGCGGGCACGATCGGCGAGGACGGCACGGCGGCCGAATGCACCGTCGAGGACTGGATGAGCTACGACAAGGAGGTCAGGGACGCGGGGATCTTCGTCTCCGGGGAGTCGCTGGCGGACCTGGTCACCGCCACGGCGGTGCGGGTCGAACCGGACGGCAGGCGCACGATCACCGACGGGCCGTTCGCGGAGACCCGCGAGGTGCTCGGCGGCTTCTACGTGATCGACGTACCCGACCTGGACGTCGCGCTCGACTGGGCCGCCCGCTGTCCCGGCGCGCGCGGCAGCGGCTCGGTCGTCGTCCGCCCGATCGCCGACTTCGGCGCCTGA
- a CDS encoding NAD(P)H-binding protein: MILVAGATGNIGSRLLEELHASGVGPLRGLTRSAARATLPDGIAVVEADLARPASLRPALEGVRSLFLVPHLGPDADILRAARLAGVEHVVSVSSITVRTHPHLAPAAEHLAVERLLQDSGMAWTILRPTQFASNSLLWADTIRESGTVRVAYADTALPTIHPADIASVARVALTEPGHHGKTYELTGPAPVSARQQVATIAAALGRQVPFAEVSRREARTWMVAAFGPEAADAVLDVTGGDVTDELLRVRDTVPRLTGAPGRSFQQWVAENVAAFR, translated from the coding sequence ATGATCCTCGTCGCCGGAGCCACCGGAAACATCGGCAGCCGTCTGTTGGAGGAGTTGCACGCGAGCGGCGTCGGGCCGTTGCGGGGGCTCACCCGGAGCGCCGCGCGGGCCACCCTTCCCGACGGCATCGCCGTCGTGGAGGCGGACCTCGCGCGCCCGGCGTCGCTGCGGCCCGCGCTGGAGGGGGTGCGCTCGCTGTTCCTCGTCCCGCATCTGGGCCCGGACGCCGACATCCTGCGGGCCGCCCGGCTGGCGGGTGTGGAGCACGTGGTGTCGGTCTCCTCCATCACCGTGCGGACCCACCCACACCTGGCCCCCGCCGCCGAGCACCTGGCGGTCGAGCGGCTCCTCCAGGACAGCGGCATGGCCTGGACGATCCTGCGGCCGACGCAGTTCGCCTCGAACTCCCTGCTGTGGGCCGACACCATCCGCGAGTCCGGGACCGTGCGCGTGGCGTACGCGGACACCGCGCTGCCCACCATCCACCCGGCGGACATCGCCTCGGTGGCCCGGGTAGCCCTGACCGAGCCGGGCCACCATGGCAAGACGTACGAGCTGACGGGCCCGGCGCCCGTCTCCGCCCGGCAACAGGTGGCGACCATCGCGGCGGCCCTGGGCAGGCAGGTGCCGTTCGCCGAGGTCAGCCGGCGCGAGGCCCGCACGTGGATGGTCGCGGCCTTCGGCCCCGAGGCCGCGGACGCGGTGCTCGACGTCACGGGCGGTGACGTCACCGACGAGCTGCTCCGCGTCCGGGACACGGTGCCACGGCTCACCGGCGCGCCGGGCCGCTCCTTCCAGCAGTGGGTCGCGGAGAACGTGGCCGCGTTCCGCTGA
- a CDS encoding winged helix-turn-helix domain-containing protein, whose translation MPEHRVRRALLDLLAEVGTVTATEAAERLGYSSGLCSFHLRQLARYGHIEEVPRAGGRARPWRLRQEAAPADPSPVAGFGQLARGLEDESYQRWLARRDLAPPAWRRDEAFSAVAYLTPEEMGAVADAVRRTLAPYQDREQRPAARPAGAEPVALIARLFPLLPDPATEDG comes from the coding sequence CTGCCCGAGCATCGGGTGCGTCGGGCCCTGCTGGACCTGCTCGCCGAGGTGGGCACCGTCACGGCCACCGAGGCGGCCGAGCGGCTCGGTTACAGCTCCGGCCTGTGCTCGTTCCATCTGCGCCAACTCGCGCGCTACGGGCACATCGAGGAGGTCCCCCGGGCGGGCGGGCGAGCCCGGCCTTGGCGCCTGCGACAGGAGGCGGCGCCGGCCGATCCGTCCCCCGTGGCGGGGTTCGGGCAACTCGCCCGTGGGTTGGAGGACGAGAGCTACCAGCGGTGGCTGGCCCGGCGCGACCTGGCCCCGCCGGCGTGGCGGCGGGACGAGGCGTTCAGCGCGGTGGCCTACCTGACGCCCGAGGAGATGGGCGCGGTCGCCGATGCGGTGCGCCGGACGCTCGCCCCGTACCAGGACCGGGAGCAGCGGCCCGCGGCGCGTCCCGCCGGTGCCGAGCCGGTCGCCCTCATCGCCCGACTCTTCCCGCTGTTGCCCGACCCGGCGACCGAGGACGGCTGA
- a CDS encoding class I SAM-dependent methyltransferase produces MNARDEMGAETTRQPAAERDAGRPAAEQGAGRPEVREAETRRAEVRRLYERFPYPSPTAESGLLHDVANAMGFLLADGRLGERRVLDAGCGTGHRLVALAKGHPEARFVGVDASAASLAVARALADRHGVRNVEFRQGLVPGLTLPETFDLVVCTGLVHHLPDPRAGLRWLVERLADDGLLYLWLYHALGEHDRLLDRELVRLLDDASGTGSGLETVRALGLTLAEGRYGANSESAATAETRHVIDADAYLHPVVHAWRFGDLPGLLAGLDLDWVSAFSVNYEGGSRFVDLAGLEDDPYLCVTGAESLPYELADRLTGLSNPRQLQVLELRLRPTGFSLAAGRGDSLRQCAPRVAGSRFLDRRTTAPTEPTAAGPRGDRGR; encoded by the coding sequence ATGAACGCGCGCGACGAGATGGGCGCCGAGACCACACGGCAGCCGGCGGCCGAGCGGGACGCGGGGCGGCCGGCCGCCGAACAGGGCGCGGGGCGGCCGGAAGTGCGGGAGGCGGAGACGCGGAGGGCGGAGGTGCGCCGCCTGTACGAGCGCTTCCCCTATCCCTCCCCCACCGCGGAGTCCGGGCTCCTGCACGACGTGGCCAACGCGATGGGGTTCCTGCTGGCGGACGGGCGGCTCGGCGAGCGGCGCGTCCTGGACGCGGGCTGTGGCACCGGCCACCGCCTGGTCGCCCTCGCCAAGGGCCACCCCGAGGCCCGGTTCGTCGGAGTGGACGCCTCCGCCGCGTCGCTCGCCGTCGCCCGCGCGTTGGCCGACCGGCACGGGGTGCGCAACGTGGAGTTCCGGCAGGGCCTGGTGCCGGGCCTGACCTTGCCCGAAACGTTCGACCTCGTCGTGTGCACCGGCCTCGTGCACCACCTGCCCGACCCGCGGGCCGGTCTGCGCTGGCTGGTCGAGCGGCTCGCGGACGACGGCCTGTTGTACCTGTGGCTCTACCACGCGCTCGGCGAACACGACCGGTTGCTCGACCGGGAGCTGGTCCGCCTGCTCGACGACGCCTCGGGCACCGGGTCGGGGCTGGAGACCGTACGGGCCCTCGGGCTCACGCTGGCCGAGGGGCGTTACGGCGCCAACAGCGAGAGCGCCGCGACCGCCGAGACCCGGCACGTCATCGACGCGGACGCCTACCTGCACCCCGTCGTGCACGCCTGGCGCTTCGGCGACCTGCCCGGGCTGCTGGCCGGTCTCGACCTGGACTGGGTGTCGGCGTTCAGCGTGAACTACGAGGGCGGCAGCCGGTTCGTCGACCTGGCCGGGCTGGAGGACGACCCCTACCTGTGCGTGACCGGCGCGGAGTCCCTCCCGTACGAGCTGGCCGACCGGCTGACCGGACTGTCGAACCCGCGCCAGCTCCAGGTGCTGGAGCTGAGACTGCGCCCGACCGGGTTCAGCCTGGCGGCCGGTCGGGGCGACAGCCTGCGGCAGTGCGCGCCCCGGGTCGCCGGCAGCCGCTTCCTGGACCGCCGAACGACCGCCCCCACCGAACCCACGGCGGCGGGCCCGCGCGGCGACCGGGGCCGATGA
- a CDS encoding choice-of-anchor C family protein, whose product MVSARPYVTVIAALGLLGAAAGATQATTSHQHSATSTTKPASQTRGVDDGSFEYPTVPANRFTNVTTGGTIGPWTVTRGNVDHIGRGFWQAAERNQSVDLNGGAPGTISQTFPTTPGTTYSITYALAGNPGDSPVKTGRVLIDGQTIQDFTFDITGKTRTNMGYVGRQVTFVARSTSTTLSFASTTANSAQGPVIDDVVVRAACCSCSCDRGATDKH is encoded by the coding sequence ATGGTGTCCGCACGACCGTACGTGACGGTGATCGCCGCCCTCGGACTGCTCGGTGCCGCCGCCGGCGCCACGCAGGCCACAACGAGCCACCAGCACAGCGCGACCAGCACGACGAAGCCTGCCAGCCAGACCCGCGGCGTCGACGACGGGAGCTTCGAGTACCCCACGGTGCCCGCGAACAGGTTCACCAACGTGACGACGGGCGGGACAATAGGCCCGTGGACCGTCACTCGTGGCAACGTGGACCACATCGGACGCGGATTCTGGCAGGCGGCGGAGCGGAACCAGTCCGTCGACCTCAACGGCGGGGCGCCGGGAACGATCAGCCAGACGTTCCCGACCACCCCCGGCACCACGTACTCGATCACCTACGCCCTCGCCGGCAACCCCGGCGACTCGCCGGTCAAGACGGGTCGCGTCCTTATCGACGGGCAGACCATCCAGGACTTCACCTTCGACATCACCGGCAAGACCAGGACGAACATGGGTTACGTGGGACGCCAGGTCACCTTCGTCGCCCGGTCCACCTCCACCACCCTCTCCTTCGCCAGCACCACGGCCAACAGCGCGCAGGGCCCGGTGATCGACGACGTGGTGGTCCGGGCCGCCTGCTGTTCCTGCTCCTGCGACCGGGGAGCGACCGACAAGCACTGA